The sequence below is a genomic window from Emys orbicularis isolate rEmyOrb1 chromosome 25, rEmyOrb1.hap1, whole genome shotgun sequence.
ACCCAATGGGCGAGGAGCCTGGCaaaacggggtgtgtgtgtgtgtgtgtgtgaaaaactgACTGGGACCCTCCCCACAGGCCTGTGATGAAAATCACTAGTCGCTCCAGCGGAGCATCCTCCACCGTGCGGGTCGGAGCGTGTGGCAGACGCCCCACAGAAGTCGTTCCCCGGTGAACTAAGCCGTGCCCCTGCAGCCCGCAggcggccccctgcagctccgtgTCCCTGCGGCTCTGACGCTGCTCTCTGTGTGTTGCCAGGTTTCCCGAGTCAGCCGAGATGGCGCAATGGAAtcagctgcagcagctggacaCGCGGTACCTGGAGCAGCTGCATCAGCTCTATAGCGACAGCTTCCCCATGGAGCTCAGGCAGTTCCTGGCCCCCTGGATCGAAAGCCAGGACTGGTAAGTCCTCGTGCAGTGCCGGCGTCAGGCGTCAGTCTGCCTGCTCCAGGGCATGAGCCAGCCTCCAGCGCATGGGGGTCAGGCAGGGACTTACCTGGGGACGGCTATCCCgtaacagcagcagctgggggcgggAGACTGCACTAGGTGGGCACCTGGCCTGgcaatcagggctttggagctgtgctccagctccgctccagctccaggcaaaaacctgcagctccactgctccagagctgctccaggctccagctccgggctccgcgcCAAAGCCCTGCTGGCAATTCCTCTGTTCCAAACCTCCTGCACTTCGGCTGCTGTTGCCAAATGGAGCGTCTGCGCTTTGGCCTGCTGTGGCTGTCTGGCTGACGCTCTAACCGGGGCCGATACTAGGTGCCATTGAAGTCGCGCCCAGTGGGTTTCAGGCCGCCTGGCCCTGGCACTTAGCCCTTTGCAGGGCGTGAATCTGGCCCTTGCTGAGCGTCTCTCCTAAAaccggagctgggggagggatttGCAAACACTagcacttcccctcccctctctcgcCTCCGTCACTGGCTGACCTGATGCTGCCAAGGCGGTGAACGTTGGTGTGCGTCACACCTGCAGGCAGGTAGGGCAGCCCAGGTGCATGGTGCTGGAGACAGACGGGAGCACTTTTAATGGTGGATTTGACATTACACATTGCAAGTGGGTCCAGGATTGGGCGCTGGCTCTTGAAGACTCTCCCCGCGGCGGGAGGTGGAGGGTACCGATGCAGAGCGCGTACTGAGCTCGCAAAGACTGGCTCGGGCCAAGCTGTCAGTGGCAGCCTAAAAACGGCCCCGTAGAATTTGCACGCACGCCTGCTGCATGAGTGAGCCGGGCCTGCACGCCCGGATGAGCAGGTTTCTGCAGCACTCGACTCAAGTGTGCAGACGCCGCCTCTTGCTCTCACCGGGGCTTTCTTAGGGGGCCCTTGCCGGGCAACTAGGTGCCCAGGGGTCATGTCCCAGCAGGGAGCCTGGTCCTGCCCTCGCTGTGCCCATGGGAGTCGTCCTGGGCTAAGGCTGGGGTGAGCAGAGTGGGGCCGGTGCTGGTGCACGGACTGTTCCTACCCCCCTCCTTGCATCTGTGCTACGAGTTTATTTCAATCCCGCCTCTCTGCTGTCCCTCCCCGGCAGGGCGTACGCTGCCAGCAAGGAGTCCCACGCCACGCTGGTGTTCCACAACCTGCTGGGGGAGATCGATCAGCAGTACAGCCGCTTCCTGCAGGAATCCAACGTCCTCTACCAGCACAACCTGCGCAGGATCAAACAGTTCCTGCAGGTGGGTGCCGTGCAGCCGGGAGGTGGCGGGGAGCTACAGCTCTGGGGGTCCCACAAAGAGCCTCTGGAGTCAGTAGCacgggtggcagggtggggcgcATGGGGGAGAGGCACGGCCTCCTAACCTAGCACCGCTCTCCTACGCGGTGGTGTCTCTCGCGCTCAGATGCGGCGGGGTTCTCGGCCCGGCTGGCTAGCGAAGGACGCTCCTATTGCTTCCCTGACCTCGGGACCCATGAAACTTACAGGCTCGACTCTCCCTTAGGCCCTGTCTAGCTGCACCATGTAGCCACGCAACAAACCACTGCTGGGCCCTTTGCACGGGGCTGTCGCCCCTTCAGGTAGGGCGTCCCCGGCCGGCGTCTCGCTCGGTAGCAATGCCGAAGCAGCAGCCCCACCTCAGCATCGCCTTCcctcggggctctggcagcagccgTCTTGGGTCAGCGCCTGaccccagccaggcctgtctccgaGTCGGAGCTCGGCAtcccctcccagccagcccccagcctcccccctttACACCCCCCTCCAAGCCTATTGCCGCTGTGTCCGGGTAGGACTGACAGAGCCCCCAGCAGCTCGTTAACCCTCTCCTGGCTGTTGCAGGGTTCAGACGCCCCGTCGTGGCCCCTGTATCGCAGTAGAACTGCCCACAGGagggtttgcaccagtgtagctaTGCTGGTCACCCTCCTGCCTCCCGGTGACATGGCTCTGCTGGTCTGACGTAGTCGGGCCCCTCCGTGCTGCTGTGAGAATGGGGCCAGGgggccagcagagctgggggcatgcCCCCGGCCTTACTgagactgggggtcaggactcctgggttctagtccacaATGATTCCCTCTGTGACCAGGTCACTTcccggggaaactgaggcacggggtgggGGGCTTGGCAGGTTCTACTAACTGCTTGTAAAATGCACTTGTGGATCGTCTGTGTCCAGGGAGGCACCGGCAGCTCATGCTGGACTCTGCAAAACTGAGACGAATCCACTCGATATTTTAGGCAGGTGTTTTTGAGGGAGAAAACCTCAGCCTAGCAGGCCGTGATTCCCAGTTCCTGTTAAACCCCTCAGCGGTTCCCCGAACGGCTCTGAAACGCTCGGCCTTTGCCCTAGGCTTGCCAATCTGTCACTGTCGTCACCTGCTCAATGTTGGTtggatgttttgtttttctcctgtcCCCCTCTCCGAAAACGCATATAGAGCAGGTACCTGGAAAAGCCAATGGAAATCGCCCGGATTGTGGCTCGGTGTCTCTGGGAAGAAACTCGCTtgctccagacagctgcaaccgcAGCCCAGGtgagagcgaggggggggggggagggctccagctctTCACTGAGGCGGTTCCCTGCCAGACGCTCCCCCCGGCCCTGATGTAGAACAGGCCTACGCGCCCTTTGGGCAGAAGTGGGGTGTCGGTGGTACCAAAGGCCTTGTGGGATTTAAGGGGCCATTTGCAGGATCCGTCAGGACGGGGGCCATGTTAGCGCAGTGTGCGTGGAAAGCGGCGAGTTTCCAGCAGTGCAGGATGCCAACGAATGGCCTTTGGCTGCTGTCGCTTGTGTGCTAGGTAGGGCCCTGTGTCGCTTCCCTCCCGGTCTGTGCAGCCACCTGTCTTCTTCCCTCGTCTGTGTTCAGCTTGTCACGCTGGGTGGCAGAGAGAGcggcagggtggggcgggggtgggtaCATCTGCTAAGCTCCAGGGCCCCCGAGCCACAATCCCAGGACTCCACGCTGCTGGTTTGATTCGTGGGGGGAGGCAAATCTGCTTGCAAAGCCCTGAGCCAAGAGGCCAGAGTGCCCGAGCTCCCGAGCAGCGCAAGCGACTCCCCCGCAGGCAGACGGTATTTCTGCAGGGTCTCCCAAACGCCCATCTTGTTTCCCCCTTGCAGCAAGGCGGGCAGGCGTCCCACCCCACGGCCGCCGTGGTGACGGAGAAGCAGCAGATGCTGGAGCAGCATCTACAGGACGTGAGGAAGCGGGTGCAGGTAGGTCAGCCCAGCTGCCCCGGGACCGGCCCTGGGgatccccacccctggccctgctgAGTGCGTTTGAACCTCTGTCCCCGAAGTGACCCCCGACTCCTGGCCTTGCAGGACCTGGAGCAAAAGATGAAGGTGGTGGAGAATCTCCAGGACGACTTTGACTTCAACTACAAGACGCTGAAAAGCCAAGGAGGTAAAGGGGGAAGCGCCTGTCTGGAGGGGAACGTGCTGGGAGGTGTGACCTGGCGGGGGCCAGCCTGGCATTCCTCCCAGCGAGGGCAAGGACAGGGCACTGGCCTGCAACTCGGGAGACcccagttctattcctggctccgcCACAGACCCCCTGTGACTTGGGGCAGTCGCTCAGTCTGTGCGCCTCGGCCGGgccgtgtgtgtgtctggggggggggatcgtGCTCTGCGCCtcggcctggcccagcccggcgTGATGGTCACACTCTGGGCCTCAGCATGTGGCGGGGGTCCTGGCCCGGCGTGACAGTCGCtgtctgggcttcagccccccaGGCAGTGGGGATCCCGGCGCTGACCCGGGGTGTGAGGATAAATGCGTGAGAGGTTGGGGGTGGTCTGCTACTCCCGTGTTGGGGGGCCGGACAGGGGTGCGGGAACAATttgggggggtgctgagagctattgaaccaaactgtaaacgctGCACATGATGGAAACCTCCTCAAGCCGGGGGTGCGGCAGCCAGTACCCCGAGTTCCAGCCCCTctggggctggagagagggagagttAAAACCAAAAGCCCAGCACCTTCTGCTGGGCAGGGGACTGtttgagcagggagctgggaagacgttgggagagggctggggtgggtgcGTGTGGGGAGTAACTCGCTCTTCTCCCCACCCAGATATGCAGGATCTGAACGGAAACAATCAGTCTGTGACGCGGCAAAAGATGCAGCAGCTGGAACAGATGCTGACCGCGCTGGACCAAATGCGCAGAGTACagtgctcccctcccctggcttccGTCTGCCCTCggctcagcctcccctccccccgcatgcCCCCGCTTGCCAAAGCGCCCGGGCGGGTCCCTCTCGGGCGCCAAACCGGCTGTGTCTTGTCTTAGGCCCGGGTAGAAAAGACCGGAGGgagctcctgcctctgccagCAAGTGGTCTCGTGCCGAAGAGCAGCTGAGCTGTGTAGCAGGACGCTCCCGTCCTGTCCGTGCGCACACGTGATCTCGCTAACCCAGTGCCGGCACTTTCAGACCTACCCACCCCTGACTTCTGCTGATTCTGTTTGAAAGCGAAAAGCCCCCACCCAAGGGTGTGCAGTGGCTGAACTAAAtccccttcccagctgctgtgtgttCGTGGTGCACCCCGTGTGCAGAGAGCAGCCCGGGGCCAGACCCCCCAAAGGGCTCTGCTCCCATGTAGGCACCATGACGTGGCCAGAACGGAGCTTGGCAGGTTGGGAGCTGAGCTGGGAAATCTGGCCCCACCTCTGGGCACTGAGCACTTGAACATCTGTCCCTAAATTCAGTGTCGGGGTGCTCCGATACCACGGTGAGGGGCTTGATAGAAGGACTGGCTAGAACAGAACACGTGCACAGAGCCGCTGGAGAAGCCACTGGTGCCGGCAGAGCTGCAGGTGCCTTGCAGGGGCCCCTCCCGTCTAAGGGATCTCGATCTTGCAGGGACCGGAGGGATCCGGCGACACCTGACCGTCTTGTTCCCTCGATTAGGGGATTGTGAGCGAACTGGCCGGGCTGCTGTCGGCCATGGAGTACGTGCAGAAGACGCTGGCAGACGAGGAACTGGCTGACTGgaagagaaggcagcaaatcgCCTGTATCGGGGGCCCTCCCAACATCTGCCTGGATCGCCTGGAAAACTGGTGAGAACCTGTGAGCCCCCCCCACGGCCTGTTCCCATTAGTGCTCCCCACCGAGAGCTGGCTGGGTGCTGCTCGGATCCCAAGCAGGGCTTTACTTCAAAGCACCAGGAACGGCTCTCTGTCCCGCCTGGCCGAATAGTCCCCAGCGTTTCCCCAGCCCAAAGGTGCCCTGTAGCAGCCCGCCTGGCTGCCGGAAGAATTCATGGGGTTTGATTCGCCTGTCAGATCCAATCCTTTGCCCTGGCCGGCCGGTGTGATCTTGCAAGGTGGCTGTGAAGACTCCGGGCCCTGCCCTGGCCACTCCTGAGCAACGTACAGAGTTCTCCTTCGTCCCCCTGCAGTCTGGGGGGACAGATAccgagcagggagccaggagtcGCCCCTCTGCTCAGGACAGGAGTAGGCTGAGCTAGTGAGAGGTGCTCTCAGCTGGCTAACGAGGCGCTAACTCGGCTTCCCCCTCCTCTAGGATCACCTCCCTCGCAGAGTCCCAGCTTCAGACACGGCAGCAGATCAAGAAGCTAGAGGAGCTGCAGCAGAAAGTCTCCTACAAAGGAGACCCGATCGTCCAGCACCGGCCCATGTTGGAGGAGAGGATCGTGGAGCTGTTCAGGAATCTAATGAAAAGGTACCGTGGGCGCTTCCCGGGTCACGAGGACAAAGAACTGCTCCCGCTGACCCTGTGCGTGTCCGGGAGCAGCTATCGCAGGGATGAGGCTGGCAGTGTGGGCGTGTCTGAGCATGACGCTCCATGTGCTCTCGTCCCGCAGCGCCTTCGTGGTGGAGAGGCAGCCCTGCATGCCCATGCACCCGGATCGCCCCCTGGTCATCAAAACCGGCGTGCAGTTCACCACCAAAGTCAGGTGAGGCTTGGTTTGTGCTGGGGGAGCTCAAGGGGCGCTGTCGAGGTGGGGCGGCCAAACGTGCGGCCACTGTTAGTGTGCATCCGGAGGGTCCTTTCGCTCCTTAGTTTGGTTGGAGAACGTCCGTGCTGTCAGGGTGGGGAATCGGGCCCGAATGCCCGGCCCTGGGTGGCGGTGCTGCAGGCACAGACCAGTTGCTGGCGCAGCACCAGCTGCTCTGTTCCTGGAGACCCTGCGGGTTCTtgttcctctgccctgcagccagggctggtgggAGGACGTGGGGAGCACTCCTGCATCCGCTGCTGGTCGCGGTTCTGCCTCGACTGATCTCTTGGGAAGCGGTGCCTCTGCCGGCCGATGTGCCTGGCTCCTGTCGCCGTGTTCCCCTGGCCCAGCCTCTCCCGCACGGCACCTTTCTGCTCCGTGACGTTGGAACGCTGAGCAGCATGACCCCAGCCCCTGGGTTTGGAGGCAAAGGCCCCAGTGCGGTGGTGTCATCCAGCAGCTGGCGTAGGAGTGCCTAGAGTGGGGAGGGACGGGCGTGAGATCGAGAGCCGGGGGCTCCTGAGTACTGATCCCAGTTCCGCCGGGGGCCCGCCGCGTGGCCTGGGACCAGTCCCTTCCCtggtcagatccccagctgggagctgtcCCCTGAGTGCATGGGGGAGCTGGGTGCTAACAGCCGGATCCTCGgagcacccgcagctcccagcacaCTCGACAGCGGCTGCGAGGGCTGGTGCTCTGGGAATGGGGTTCTGGTCTCCCGGAAGCGGAGACATGCCTGGGCCTTTGCCGGGGAGCCTTGGTGGGCACGGCGCCACACTGCGCGGTGTGCGCAGCGGTGTGGCCAGGGAAGTGCGCGCGGCTCTGCTGGTTTAAGTGGTGCTTAAACCTCCTGCGATTCTCCCGGGATGCTCGGCTCGTTGCCACCAGCAAAGGCTGCTCTGGTGTCCAAGTGGCTCGTGCTGAAACGCCTGCTACCTTCCGACAGGTTACTCGTCAAGTTCCCTGAGCTGAACTACCAGCTGAAGATTAAAGTTTGCATTGACAAGTGAGTAtggcgctctgggctggggtggagtCGCTGAACAAAGGGGCAAGCCGAGGCCATGGGCTCTGCCCGGGCACCAGCCTCTCCTGGGGGAATCCACTCCTGTGCTGAGACCCAGCACGAGCGAGGGCTCCGTGGGCACGGGGGAGGCTTTCACGCCCACTGGACGTGGCCCTCGTTCGGGTGCCCTTTGGGTGCTGGGGTCAGAGTGCACATGAGCCGTCCGCACCAAGCCAGGGCCACTTGGGAGCTGCGGTGCCCACCTGGGTGGGGGGATGTAAATGGGACGCGCCCTCCACTCCGGAGCGAACCAACACTGCgcctctctctcctctgcaggGACTCTGGTGACGTTGCCGCGCTCCGGGGGTAAGTGGAGCCAAACGCGTCTCGTCTTTCTCCGTCCCCCGATGCGCGCGTCGTCCTGCCCCCTGCGCTGTTGCTGGGTTCTGGGGTGTCCTAACCGTCCTTCTCCCCCCTCTAGGTCCCGGAAGTTTAACATCCTGGGAACGAACACCAAGGTCATGAACATGGAGGAGTCGAACAACGGCAGCCTGTCGGCGGAGTTCAAGCACCTGGTGGGTAGCTGGCCTGGGGCCCGGCCCCATAGCTGGCCTGGGGCCCGGCCCCGTAGCTGGCCTGGACTTTAGCTTGTCCCTTCTCTTTGCAGACGCTGCGGGAGCAGAG
It includes:
- the STAT3 gene encoding signal transducer and activator of transcription 3 codes for the protein MAQWNQLQQLDTRYLEQLHQLYSDSFPMELRQFLAPWIESQDWAYAASKESHATLVFHNLLGEIDQQYSRFLQESNVLYQHNLRRIKQFLQSRYLEKPMEIARIVARCLWEETRLLQTAATAAQQGGQASHPTAAVVTEKQQMLEQHLQDVRKRVQDLEQKMKVVENLQDDFDFNYKTLKSQGDMQDLNGNNQSVTRQKMQQLEQMLTALDQMRRGIVSELAGLLSAMEYVQKTLADEELADWKRRQQIACIGGPPNICLDRLENWITSLAESQLQTRQQIKKLEELQQKVSYKGDPIVQHRPMLEERIVELFRNLMKSAFVVERQPCMPMHPDRPLVIKTGVQFTTKVRLLVKFPELNYQLKIKVCIDKDSGDVAALRGSRKFNILGTNTKVMNMEESNNGSLSAEFKHLTLREQRCGNGGRANCDASLIVTEELHLITFETEVYHQGLKIDLETHSLPVVVISNICQMPNAWASILWYNMLTNNPKNVNFFTKPPIGTWDQVAEVLSWQFSSTTKRGLSIEQLTTLAEKLLGPGVNYSGCQITWAKFCKENMASKGFSFWVWLDNIIDLVKKYILALWNEGYIMGFISKERERAILSTKPPGTFLLRFSESSKEGGITFTWVEKDISGKTQIQSVEPYTKQQLNSMSFAEIIMGYKIMDATNILVSPLVYLYPDIPKEEAFGKYCRPESQEHPEATDSGTAPYLKTKFICVTPTTCSNTIDLPMSPRTLDSLMQFGNNSEGAEANAGGQFESLTFDMELTPECAASPM